From the genome of Methylomonas sp. UP202, one region includes:
- a CDS encoding polysaccharide pyruvyl transferase family protein has translation MKKQVLLTGFGYENFGSRLMFETVAHHLLDGAAPVIEMPRGSQWHAWYRGYFLMPNALIRRGLDRLCARLAPGPFARLGFKTLADIGTVLDISGYLHDHANAPMLMNNKLHLLRLAKSAGAKIAFLPHSLSIQQTAHRSIFQGLYALADVVYARDAHSHAAAGALGLSQPIGLCSDFVLCHPRLAAFETANDPAARDVLLVIPNFKSQTTDIVAAAQRMLSAHGGAIREVVITSFYTGEKAAYLEEIRAALVGSVEVSIAPDPEAVWDWLPRALICVSARYHGCCLALYAQVPLLTVGWSEKYESLLQAWQYPLNLADGDTVEAGRAYYRGAYRQNRAEKLNEVRAMFAELRARLANAD, from the coding sequence GTGAAAAAACAGGTATTGCTGACCGGCTTCGGCTACGAAAATTTCGGTTCGCGGCTGATGTTCGAAACCGTCGCCCATCATTTACTGGATGGCGCGGCGCCGGTCATCGAAATGCCGCGCGGCTCGCAGTGGCACGCCTGGTACCGGGGCTATTTCTTGATGCCGAACGCACTGATCCGGCGCGGTCTGGATAGATTGTGCGCGCGGCTGGCGCCCGGCCCGTTCGCGCGGCTTGGTTTTAAAACGCTGGCCGACATCGGCACGGTGCTGGACATCAGCGGCTATTTGCACGACCACGCGAATGCGCCGATGCTGATGAACAATAAGCTGCATTTGTTGAGGCTCGCCAAGTCCGCCGGCGCCAAGATCGCGTTTTTGCCCCATTCGCTGTCGATTCAGCAAACCGCGCACCGCTCTATTTTCCAAGGACTCTACGCCTTGGCCGACGTCGTATACGCCCGGGACGCACATTCCCACGCCGCCGCCGGCGCGCTCGGCCTGTCCCAGCCCATCGGCCTATGCTCGGACTTCGTGTTGTGCCATCCCCGGCTGGCCGCGTTCGAAACCGCGAACGACCCGGCAGCGCGCGACGTGCTGCTGGTGATTCCCAACTTTAAATCGCAAACCACCGACATCGTCGCGGCCGCCCAACGCATGCTGAGCGCTCACGGCGGCGCGATCCGGGAAGTGGTCATCACGTCGTTTTATACCGGCGAGAAGGCCGCCTACCTCGAGGAAATCCGCGCCGCGCTCGTCGGTAGCGTCGAGGTTAGCATCGCGCCGGATCCCGAAGCGGTTTGGGACTGGCTGCCGCGAGCGCTGATTTGCGTGTCGGCGCGCTACCACGGCTGCTGCCTGGCCTTGTACGCGCAAGTCCCGTTGCTGACGGTCGGCTGGTCGGAAAAATACGAATCGCTGCTGCAAGCCTGGCAATATCCGCTGAATTTGGCGGACGGCGACACCGTCGAAGCCGGGCGCGCGTATTATCGGGGCGCCTACCGGCAAAACCGCGCCGAGAAACTGAACGAAGTCCGCGCAATGTTTGCCGAGTTGCGGGCGCGTCTGGCGAATGCGGACTAG